The following coding sequences are from one Apus apus isolate bApuApu2 chromosome 10, bApuApu2.pri.cur, whole genome shotgun sequence window:
- the WDR76 gene encoding WD repeat-containing protein 76 translates to MALPQAAASEPEQPEQPSPRSLQRVQESTPTPRLPPRGSPPPGPAERQRSPGPGVRQVRVLLTPLAGPGRLAQKRLRGGGAEGRAAGGKRLCLEPGPGQPAPGPAGRGGDGAADAESDGSEAGDAAADGYSQLSAYERKRLKNITENAKFFAALKLHESAARLHQIATKRQSRVTKSSRAKPKKAEDETVRRRSMRLLRVEPSGIPMPELPAQPEAEEYPQVPAGPLPMVPEDQVENSKLTEDLLTTWMKISEMKVGDAEKRTSDMKRYQDSLSSMVISEENVKKVVKYRVCSMAIHPSESAILVAAGDKMGQVGLWNVSCMSAEGAQTFVPHNHSVSCMHFSPSNPAHLLSLSHDVLRCGDVTRAIFDEIYRSEEEFSSFDFLEDSASTAVVGHWNGDISLVDRRTPGTSSELFADIGFKRTRTVHVHPVNRQYVLAAGSVDVCVFDIRYLKSQGNQPVSSLNGHTKSVASAYFSPVTGSRVVTVCADDKLRVYDTTSLSPTVPVLRTVRHNNNTGRWLTRFRAIWDPKQEDCFVVGSMARPRQIEVFQDTGKLLHSFYNIDCLGSVCSINVLHPSRNILVGGNSSGRLHVFKE, encoded by the exons ATGGCGCTCCCGCAGGCCGCCGCCTCCGAGCCCGAGCAGCCCGAGCAGCCCTCGCCGCGCTCCCTGCAGCGGGTGCAG GAGTCCACCCCGACGCCCCGTCTCCCGCCCCGGGGGTcccccccgccgggccccgccgagCGGCAGCGCAGCCCGGGGCCGGGCGTGCGGCAGGTGCGGGTGCTGCTGACGCCGctggccgggccgggccggctgGCCCAGAAgcggctgcggggcggcggcgcggaGGGCAGGGCGGCGGGCGGCAAGAGGCTCTGCCTGGAGCCCGGCCCCGGGCAGCCCGCCCCGGGGcccgcggggcgcggcggggacGGCGCCGCGGATGCGGAGAGCGACGGGAGCGAGGCGGGAGACGCTGCTGCG gATGGATACTCACAGTTATCAGCTTATGAAAGGAAGAGGCTAAAGAACATCACAGAAAATGCTAAATTCTTTGCTGCTTTAAAGCTGCACGAG tcAGCTGCAAGACTTCACCAAATTGCAACTAAAAGGCAGTCCCGTGTCACCAAAAG TTCCAGAGCTAAGCCTAAGAAGGCAGAAGATGAAACAGTGCGTCGGAGATCGATGCGCCTGCTGAGAGTGGAGCCCTCGGGAATTCCAATGCcggagctgcctgcccagccagaAGCAGAGGAATAT CCTCAGGTTCCAGCTGGACCTTTGCCGATGGTTCCAGAAGATCAGGTGGAGAACAGTAAATTGACAGAGGACTTACTGACAACATGGATGAAGATAAGTGAG ATGAAAGTGGGTGATGCTGAGAAGCGCACGAGTGACATGAAGAG ATACCAAGACAGCCTGAGCAGCATGGTCATCAGTGAAGAGAATGTGAAGAAGGTGGTGAAGTACCGGGTGTGTTCCATGGCCATCCACCCTTCGGAGAGCGCCATCCTCGTGGCTGCTGGAGACAAGATGGGGCAGGTCGGGCTCTGGAACGTG AGCTGTATGTCTGCAGAAGGAGCCCAGACCTTTGTCCCACACAACCACTCTGTCAGCTGCATGCATTTTTCTCCATCCAATCCTGCTCACTTGCTGTCCCTCAGCCACGACGTGCTGCGCTGTGGAGATGTCACCAGGGCCATCTTTGACGAG ATATACAGAAGTGAAGAAGAATTCTCTTCCTTTGACTTCCTGGAAGACAGTGCCTCCACTGCAGTTGTAGGACACTGGAACGGCGACATCTCCCTTGTGGACAGACGGACCCCGGGGACATCTTCAGAGCTTTTTGCAGACATTGGCTTCAAAAGAACCAGGACAGTCCATGTTCACCCAGTGAACAGGCAGTATGTCCTTGCTGCTGGCTCAGT GGATGTTTGTGTCTTTGACATTCGATACCTGAAGTCCCAGGGGAACCAGCCTGTGAGCTCTCTGAACGGACACACCAAAAGTGTTGCTTCTGCCTATTTCTCCCCTGTGACTGGGAGCAGGGTAGTGACAGTGTGTGCTGATGATAAGCTGAG GGTCTATGACACCACCTCTTTGTCACCAACAGTCCCAGTTCTCCGCACTGTCAG aCACAACAACAACACGGGACGCTGGTTAACCAGGTTCAGGGCAATATGGGACCCTAAGCAGGAGGACTGCTTCGTGGTGGGCAGTATGGCACGTCCGAGGCAAATAGAAGTCTTCCAAGACACGGGGAAGTTGTTGCACTCTTTCTATAACATTGACTGTCTTGGTTCCGTGTGCTCCATTAATGTTCTTCACCCCAGTAGGAACATTCTAGTGGGTGGCAACTCCAGTGGCCGCCTTCATGTgttcaaagaataa